Proteins found in one Pontibacter sp. SGAir0037 genomic segment:
- a CDS encoding MFS transporter: MNTSTKKEPATQKVKIGSYRWTICALLFFATTINYLDRQIIGLLKPALEQQFNWTESDYGSIVMAFTASYALGMVIFGRIIDKIGSKLGYSISIIVWSVAAMAHAAARSTFGFGVARAALGLGEAGNFPAAIKTVAEWFPKKERALATGVFNSGANVGAVVAPIMVPAILGAYGWEEAFIITGAIGFIWLVFWLIFYEIPAKQKRLGKVEYEYIHSDNEDAAVEENPKPMRWGRLLVVRQTWTFILGKFMTDPIWYFFLFWLPSYFSTTFNLDLSKPSMPLVIVYTATTVGSIGGGFLSSYFIRRGWPVFRARKTTMFIIALLVMPIMAARYATDIWVAVGLISLAAAAHQAWSANIFTTVSDMFPKRAVSSVVGIGGMAGSLGGALFPLFIGWLLDYYKGMGNIIAGYNIIFTICGCAYVAAWLVMHFLSPRMKQVEI; encoded by the coding sequence ATGAATACATCCACCAAAAAAGAACCCGCCACACAAAAGGTTAAAATCGGCTCTTACCGCTGGACCATTTGCGCGTTGCTGTTCTTCGCTACTACCATTAATTACCTCGACAGGCAAATTATCGGCTTGCTGAAGCCTGCTCTGGAGCAACAATTTAACTGGACAGAAAGCGACTATGGCAGTATAGTTATGGCTTTTACAGCTTCCTATGCTTTGGGTATGGTGATATTCGGAAGAATAATAGATAAGATTGGCTCGAAACTGGGTTATTCCATTTCTATTATAGTATGGAGTGTAGCTGCCATGGCTCACGCCGCAGCCAGAAGTACATTTGGCTTTGGAGTAGCCAGAGCGGCTTTAGGTTTGGGCGAAGCAGGTAATTTCCCGGCTGCCATAAAAACAGTTGCAGAGTGGTTTCCTAAGAAAGAAAGAGCTCTGGCAACAGGTGTTTTTAATTCTGGTGCCAACGTTGGCGCTGTAGTAGCCCCAATTATGGTTCCTGCTATACTCGGAGCCTACGGCTGGGAAGAGGCCTTTATTATAACAGGAGCTATAGGTTTTATATGGCTTGTGTTCTGGTTAATTTTTTATGAAATACCGGCTAAGCAGAAAAGGCTTGGAAAGGTAGAATATGAATATATCCACAGCGATAACGAAGACGCTGCTGTAGAAGAAAACCCAAAGCCGATGAGATGGGGCAGGTTACTCGTCGTAAGGCAAACCTGGACTTTTATACTTGGAAAATTTATGACGGACCCCATCTGGTACTTCTTCCTTTTCTGGCTTCCCTCCTACTTCAGCACGACCTTTAACCTTGATTTAAGTAAACCGAGCATGCCCCTGGTTATTGTCTACACTGCCACGACAGTGGGTAGTATTGGAGGAGGTTTCCTGTCTTCCTATTTTATTCGCAGAGGGTGGCCTGTGTTTCGGGCCCGCAAAACAACTATGTTTATTATAGCTTTGCTGGTCATGCCGATTATGGCAGCCCGTTATGCTACTGATATTTGGGTGGCAGTTGGCCTGATTAGCTTAGCAGCTGCTGCGCACCAAGCATGGAGTGCCAACATTTTTACCACCGTATCAGATATGTTCCCTAAAAGAGCCGTTAGCTCAGTAGTGGGTATAGGCGGCATGGCAGGGTCATTAGGGGGTGCCCTATTCCCGCTTTTTATAGGATGGTTGCTCGACTATTATAAAGGCATGGGCAACATTATTGCGGGCTATAACATCATATTCACTATTTGCGGCTGTGCCTATGTAGCAGCCTGGCTGGTTATGCACTTCCTGTCACCTCGCATGAAACAGGTGGAAATATAA
- the uxuA gene encoding mannonate dehydratase produces MSLLQSWRWYGPNDPVSLQDVKQAGATGIVTALHHIPHGEIWPLEEIQERKQIIEEAGLQWVVVESVPVHESIKTRRADCEKYLENYRQSLRNLAACGLTTVCYNFMPVLDWTRTNLALQMRNGAKALYFDWTDLAVFDLFILKREGAEQDYAHEIAQKAKQRYASLSQQQLDALSEIIRMGVPMEGFISLEQLTESIEIYKSIGHNGLRENLAYFLESIMDVCEEAGIRMTIHPDDPPYLILGLPRIASSKEDLLYIIERVDRAPNGICFCTGSLGAGAHNNAVDVLKAVGHRVYFAHLRNVKKDEAGNFYESDHLAGDVDMYGVMRELVAINRDRQQPIPFRPDHGHQMLDDLHKVTNPGYSAIGRLRGLAELRGLEMGIERTLY; encoded by the coding sequence ATGTCACTACTACAAAGTTGGAGATGGTACGGGCCCAATGATCCGGTTTCATTACAAGATGTTAAACAAGCCGGAGCTACGGGTATTGTTACTGCACTACATCATATACCGCATGGAGAAATCTGGCCATTGGAAGAAATACAGGAACGAAAACAAATAATAGAAGAAGCAGGATTACAATGGGTGGTAGTGGAAAGTGTGCCGGTGCATGAGTCTATCAAGACAAGACGTGCCGATTGTGAAAAATATCTTGAAAATTACCGTCAGTCCTTACGCAATCTGGCGGCTTGCGGCTTAACTACAGTATGTTACAACTTTATGCCAGTGCTGGACTGGACCAGAACTAACCTGGCTCTGCAAATGCGGAATGGGGCTAAAGCTTTGTATTTTGATTGGACAGACCTGGCAGTGTTTGACCTGTTCATTCTGAAAAGAGAGGGCGCTGAGCAGGATTATGCACATGAGATCGCACAAAAGGCAAAACAAAGATACGCTTCTTTATCGCAACAGCAGTTAGACGCCTTAAGCGAGATTATTAGGATGGGTGTTCCTATGGAGGGCTTTATTTCTCTGGAGCAGCTAACTGAGAGCATTGAAATTTATAAAAGCATCGGGCATAATGGTTTACGGGAAAATTTAGCATATTTCCTCGAATCTATTATGGATGTTTGTGAAGAGGCTGGAATCAGGATGACTATTCACCCGGATGATCCACCTTACCTAATCCTAGGGCTACCTCGTATTGCTTCCAGCAAAGAAGACCTTTTATATATTATTGAAAGAGTAGATCGTGCTCCTAATGGCATATGCTTTTGTACTGGTTCTTTGGGAGCAGGAGCACACAACAACGCTGTAGACGTTCTGAAAGCAGTAGGCCATCGGGTGTACTTTGCACACCTGCGCAATGTAAAAAAAGATGAGGCGGGTAACTTTTACGAATCAGATCATCTGGCTGGCGATGTAGACATGTATGGCGTTATGCGCGAGCTGGTTGCCATCAACAGAGACCGACAGCAGCCTATTCCTTTCCGCCCCGACCACGGGCACCAGATGCTAGACGACCTGCATAAAGTAACTAATCCCGGTTATTCTGCAATAGGCAGGCTTCGGGGATTAGCTGAATTGAGAGGATTGGAAATGGGTATAGAAAGGACTTTGTACTAA